The following proteins are co-located in the Piscirickettsia litoralis genome:
- the csy2 gene encoding type I-F CRISPR-associated protein Csy2, with the protein MPKLRIHNANALSSAYTIGFPAMTAWLGLAHALQRGLAEKFPCKFAGVGVVSHDFNLQTYKGVRDFDSSIIGMASPLKRDGKRASFIEEPRCHLTVSLMIEYEALSFEEAPEYEIVELISKLLNSRLKFAGGDLMSHGKPERMIISDENKFKILKRKLMPGFLLRERRDLMIKSMEKEEGDALDSLLSYLSVHSSCDVVDEKVSWQRIRREKGWIVPIAVGFQGITPLGAAENQRDADTPHRFAESIITLGEFVVPYRLESVDEMLWRYHVNADKSQYVCSQQVI; encoded by the coding sequence TTGCCAAAACTCAGAATTCATAATGCAAATGCTCTATCAAGCGCATATACGATTGGGTTTCCTGCAATGACTGCATGGCTAGGCTTGGCTCATGCTTTACAGCGGGGGCTTGCAGAAAAATTTCCGTGCAAATTTGCAGGAGTTGGTGTTGTCAGTCACGACTTTAATTTACAAACATACAAAGGAGTGAGAGACTTTGATTCCTCTATTATAGGGATGGCTAGCCCTCTAAAAAGGGATGGCAAAAGGGCTTCTTTTATTGAGGAGCCCCGTTGCCACTTGACTGTATCTTTAATGATTGAATATGAAGCTTTATCTTTTGAGGAAGCTCCGGAGTATGAGATTGTTGAATTGATCTCTAAGCTGTTAAATAGTCGTTTGAAGTTTGCTGGTGGTGATTTGATGAGCCATGGGAAGCCGGAGAGAATGATAATATCTGATGAAAATAAATTTAAAATATTGAAGCGAAAGCTAATGCCGGGTTTCTTGCTAAGAGAGCGACGCGATTTAATGATAAAGTCTATGGAGAAAGAAGAAGGTGATGCTTTAGATTCTTTGTTGAGCTATTTAAGTGTTCACTCTAGTTGTGATGTGGTAGATGAAAAGGTGTCATGGCAGAGAATAAGAAGAGAAAAAGGATGGATTGTACCCATTGCAGTAGGATTTCAGGGTATTACACCATTAGGTGCTGCTGAGAATCAGAGAGATGCTGATACTCCTCACCGCTTTGCTGAAAGCATAATAACTCTCGGTGAGTTCGTCGTTCCTTATCGCTTGGAATCTGTAGATGAAATGTTGTGGCGCTATCATGTGAATGCTGATAAGAGCCAATATGTCTGCTCTCAACAAGTAATTTAA
- a CDS encoding type I-F CRISPR-associated protein Csy1 has translation MPWSDFFKNCLWFNEFKESFSYLNKLLMSEYNNICIREARDNICLYIFDQILFKVWKIRKIAAGWSMDQRYEALPIRQKYLLDPTIYPDVEKTEWKEAEGEFLRKAARWLVRSYSQVIKNQNGKYILLGDNDIKYIEGLFLKQRDVLI, from the coding sequence TTGCCTTGGTCTGACTTTTTTAAAAATTGTTTATGGTTTAATGAATTTAAAGAGAGCTTCTCATACCTAAACAAATTATTGATGTCTGAATATAATAATATTTGTATTCGTGAGGCTCGAGACAATATTTGCCTTTATATCTTTGATCAAATTCTATTTAAGGTATGGAAAATTAGGAAAATTGCTGCTGGCTGGTCAATGGATCAGCGTTATGAGGCATTACCTATTCGTCAAAAGTACTTATTAGATCCAACAATATATCCTGATGTTGAAAAAACCGAATGGAAAGAAGCTGAGGGCGAATTTTTAAGGAAAGCTGCTCGTTGGTTGGTGAGGTCTTACTCACAGGTCATTAAAAATCAAAATGGGAAATATATATTGCTTGGAGATAATGATATTAAATACATAGAAGGTCTTTTTTTAAAGCAGCGAGATGTTTTAATATGA
- a CDS encoding type I-F CRISPR-associated protein Csy1: MQVAIDYILKRKEAWLSKKVKANLSAEEKLRFEVEATEKFSRACWLKDAAKRAKSFSLSSHPCRFSHPDARKNENGETSPVVVQAKADVDGYVRSGNVDVELDALGNAADIDVYNFLMLELSDGMKLIRHIELETDLSKELLSAEGSSYEELRSGFLKIKSNDNHPVRTSSKIKQVYFPVDDDYHLLSILTPSGIVFSLRNKIQTMKFSDSAKTARKACRDSEYSSEGFADIYNLAVIGYGGTKPQNISVLNSKNGGKAYLLPSIPPSMKSTQKIALV, translated from the coding sequence GTGCAAGTAGCGATAGATTACATATTGAAGCGCAAAGAGGCTTGGTTGAGTAAGAAGGTAAAGGCGAATTTGTCCGCAGAAGAAAAGCTTAGGTTTGAAGTGGAGGCGACTGAAAAATTCAGTAGAGCTTGCTGGTTGAAAGATGCAGCGAAAAGAGCTAAAAGTTTTTCATTGTCGTCCCACCCTTGTCGTTTTTCACATCCAGATGCACGTAAGAATGAAAATGGTGAGACTTCACCTGTCGTTGTGCAAGCTAAGGCTGATGTCGATGGCTATGTTAGAAGTGGTAACGTTGATGTTGAGCTAGATGCGTTAGGAAATGCAGCGGACATTGATGTGTATAATTTTCTAATGCTGGAGCTTTCCGATGGTATGAAGTTAATTCGACATATAGAGTTGGAGACTGACTTAAGTAAGGAGTTGCTGTCAGCTGAGGGAAGCTCTTATGAAGAATTACGTAGTGGGTTTTTAAAGATTAAATCGAATGATAACCATCCTGTTAGGACAAGTTCTAAAATAAAACAGGTTTATTTTCCTGTAGATGATGATTATCATTTACTATCGATTCTTACTCCATCTGGAATAGTTTTTTCACTACGTAATAAGATCCAGACGATGAAATTTTCTGACAGTGCAAAAACTGCTAGAAAGGCTTGTAGAGATAGTGAATATTCCTCCGAAGGGTTTGCTGATATTTATAATTTAGCTGTGATCGGATATGGCGGGACAAAGCCTCAAAATATTAGTGTCCTTAATAGTAAAAACGGAGGAAAAGCTTACTTGCTCCCAAGTATTCCTCCTAGTATGAAGTCGACACAAAAAATTGCCTTGGTCTGA
- the cas3f gene encoding type I-F CRISPR-associated helicase Cas3f yields MLDAFSERIGDRTWQTVMTREGLVAVKKLLRKSASKNTSVSCHWVRSRSQSELLWIVGRRNCFDFQGRVPVNTTSKAFMLPGVETDWHYLPLTKAIVALAALLHDWGKASVCFQNKLRGKNRKQGDPLRHEWISCLLFKNLVGDDTDEQWLSRLIAGDFSEQRLVGDFEGDYCKAPLKGLPPVASLVAWLILTHHKLPADGKQNREGSYRLEDYQQLLSVIVEDYGYKNRSDIEVKECLSFNHGLLKDSHAWVRQVKKWSESLLASKALAEQAIQSGVWKVILHHARLSLMLGDYCYSSQDADKNWGGEIDLYANTSRDNRQLKQKLDEHLVGVAKKALHVVHRLPFFENGLPVAHDIELLKKSSQGDFVWQDEAAKKITKWRDSNVKYDERPFGFFCVNMASTGCGKTIANAKMMRSLSPDRDSLRYVLALGLRTLTLQTGDEYRDKIGLDSSELAVIIGSQAVLDLHAGNHSQSDMVGNLEESGSESAEELFEGNVLFDETFLGETLDVLLTKDKEKKILYAPVLACTIDHIMKATETKRGGRYILPSLRLMSSDLVIDEIDDFSHSDLAAITRLIHLAGLFGKKVMISSATITPGLAQGCFEAYQSGWTLFAASRGYEESIGCGWVDESEVEVKSINEQAYADEHLAFVNTRIANLEEGEPKRKLKLVHIEEKDITDEVSIEKHYFETIKASILQMHRDYYGNNRDFSKKNVSFGVVRMANIQPCINLNDYLKEASWPKDVSVKVMAYHSDQVLLMRSCQEKHLDEVLRRKPPEATFENKVIKTHLNQAEVENVIFILVATPVEEVGRDHDFDWAILEPSSTRSIIQLAGRVLRHRAIIPSCENVGILQYNLKGYKGVFNPNKKRGVVFSQPGFETEDTKLESHNLKDLDVRELFQTGVSAIPRIKKKQAKSKKISC; encoded by the coding sequence GTGTTAGATGCTTTCTCTGAGAGAATTGGCGATAGAACTTGGCAAACAGTAATGACGCGAGAAGGCCTGGTTGCTGTAAAAAAATTATTGCGTAAAAGTGCTAGCAAGAACACATCGGTCAGTTGTCATTGGGTTAGGAGTCGTTCGCAAAGTGAATTGCTTTGGATAGTGGGTCGGCGCAACTGTTTTGATTTTCAAGGCAGAGTTCCGGTTAACACAACATCAAAAGCCTTTATGTTGCCTGGAGTTGAAACAGATTGGCACTATTTGCCTTTAACGAAGGCGATTGTTGCTTTAGCAGCATTATTACATGACTGGGGAAAAGCTTCAGTTTGTTTTCAGAATAAACTGCGGGGGAAGAATAGAAAGCAAGGCGACCCTTTGAGACATGAGTGGATTTCATGTTTATTGTTTAAAAATTTAGTTGGAGACGATACCGATGAACAATGGTTGTCTAGACTGATTGCTGGAGATTTTAGTGAGCAACGATTAGTGGGAGATTTTGAAGGTGATTATTGTAAAGCACCTCTTAAAGGGCTTCCCCCTGTGGCTAGTTTGGTTGCTTGGCTAATTCTAACTCACCACAAATTACCTGCTGATGGAAAGCAGAATAGAGAAGGTTCTTATCGACTTGAGGATTATCAGCAATTACTTTCAGTTATTGTAGAAGACTATGGGTATAAAAACAGATCTGACATAGAGGTAAAAGAGTGTCTAAGTTTTAATCATGGCTTGCTGAAAGATTCTCACGCTTGGGTCAGGCAAGTTAAAAAATGGTCAGAGTCATTGTTGGCTTCTAAAGCGTTGGCAGAGCAAGCTATTCAGTCGGGTGTGTGGAAAGTGATTTTACATCATGCTCGACTATCTTTGATGTTAGGTGATTATTGTTATTCATCGCAGGATGCTGATAAAAATTGGGGTGGGGAAATTGATTTATATGCTAATACGAGTCGAGATAACAGGCAGCTTAAACAAAAACTCGATGAGCATTTGGTTGGTGTAGCAAAAAAGGCCTTACATGTCGTGCACCGATTGCCATTTTTCGAGAACGGTTTGCCAGTGGCTCATGATATTGAATTGCTGAAAAAAAGCAGTCAAGGTGATTTTGTATGGCAAGATGAGGCTGCTAAAAAAATTACCAAGTGGCGTGATAGCAATGTTAAGTATGATGAACGACCGTTTGGATTTTTCTGTGTCAATATGGCTAGCACAGGGTGTGGTAAGACAATCGCCAATGCAAAAATGATGCGCTCACTATCACCTGACCGTGATAGTTTGCGCTACGTATTGGCCTTGGGGTTGAGAACATTGACATTGCAGACGGGGGATGAGTATCGAGATAAAATTGGCTTAGATAGTTCTGAATTAGCGGTCATTATTGGTTCACAGGCAGTGTTAGATCTCCATGCAGGTAATCATAGCCAGAGTGATATGGTGGGAAATTTAGAGGAGAGTGGTTCAGAGTCAGCAGAAGAGCTTTTTGAAGGAAACGTATTATTTGATGAGACTTTTCTAGGTGAAACATTGGATGTTTTACTAACGAAGGATAAAGAGAAGAAAATTCTTTATGCACCTGTTCTAGCCTGTACAATTGACCATATAATGAAAGCTACAGAGACAAAGCGAGGAGGCCGTTATATATTGCCAAGTTTGCGTTTAATGTCCTCTGATTTGGTCATTGATGAAATTGATGATTTTTCTCATAGCGACTTAGCCGCTATAACGCGTTTAATTCACTTAGCGGGGCTATTTGGTAAAAAAGTTATGATTTCATCTGCGACAATTACTCCAGGTTTAGCTCAGGGGTGTTTTGAAGCTTATCAAAGTGGCTGGACATTGTTTGCGGCAAGTCGAGGTTATGAAGAAAGTATTGGCTGCGGTTGGGTTGATGAGTCTGAAGTGGAGGTTAAATCAATAAATGAGCAGGCATATGCCGATGAGCATTTAGCGTTTGTTAATACACGGATTGCAAATTTGGAAGAAGGTGAGCCTAAACGAAAACTAAAGCTCGTTCACATTGAGGAAAAAGATATTACTGATGAAGTATCGATTGAGAAACATTATTTTGAAACGATAAAAGCCTCTATTCTTCAGATGCATCGTGATTATTATGGTAATAATAGGGATTTTTCCAAGAAAAATGTTTCTTTTGGTGTGGTCCGCATGGCAAATATACAACCTTGTATCAATTTGAATGATTACTTAAAAGAAGCGAGTTGGCCAAAAGATGTTTCTGTAAAGGTGATGGCCTACCATAGCGATCAAGTGCTGTTGATGCGCAGCTGCCAGGAAAAGCATTTAGATGAAGTGTTAAGACGAAAACCTCCCGAAGCAACATTCGAGAATAAAGTTATAAAAACACATTTAAACCAAGCAGAAGTTGAAAACGTAATCTTTATTTTAGTCGCTACACCCGTGGAAGAAGTGGGCCGTGATCATGATTTTGATTGGGCCATTCTTGAACCTTCGTCTACGCGTTCCATTATTCAGTTAGCGGGGCGAGTTCTTAGGCATCGTGCAATCATTCCTTCTTGTGAAAATGTGGGGATTCTTCAATATAATTTGAAAGGTTATAAGGGTGTTTTTAACCCAAACAAAAAGCGGGGAGTTGTTTTTAGTCAGCCAGGGTTTGAAACTGAAGACACTAAGTTGGAGTCTCATAATTTAAAGGACTTAGATGTGCGGGAGCTATTTCAAACAGGGGTTAGCGCAATCCCTCGAATTAAGAAAAAACAAGCTAAATCCAAGAAAATCTCTTGCTGA
- the cas1f gene encoding type I-F CRISPR-associated endonuclease Cas1f encodes MQKNLYKYAASKTNMDSFKRKHSAEGDYANQFLNHGNYLAYGLAATALWVLGIPHGFAVMHGKTRRGALVFDVADLIKDALVLPWSFICAQKKHSEQEFRSKCLQAFMDHKALDFMFASIKSIAQGAKEL; translated from the coding sequence TTGCAAAAAAATCTGTATAAGTACGCAGCGAGTAAGACAAATATGGACTCATTTAAGAGGAAACACTCAGCTGAGGGGGACTATGCAAATCAATTTTTAAACCATGGTAATTACCTTGCTTATGGTTTAGCGGCCACTGCATTGTGGGTGCTAGGGATCCCTCATGGATTTGCAGTGATGCATGGGAAGACACGTAGAGGTGCGCTCGTTTTTGATGTGGCTGATCTTATAAAAGACGCTCTTGTTCTGCCTTGGTCTTTCATTTGTGCGCAAAAAAAACACTCAGAGCAAGAGTTTCGCTCAAAATGTCTTCAGGCGTTTATGGATCATAAAGCATTAGATTTTATGTTTGCTTCGATCAAGTCAATCGCGCAGGGAGCAAAAGAGCTATGA
- the cas1f gene encoding type I-F CRISPR-associated endonuclease Cas1f — protein sequence MEQLTDLKAILHSKRANLYYLEKCRVMQKDGRILYLTEDKQGKNYWNIPIANTTVILLGVGTSITQAAVRMLAQAGVLVGFCGGGGTPLLMANEVEWMTPQNEYRPTEYLQGWLSFWFDDSKRLSAAKKLQQLRIEFLNKSWEKDSSLSSAGFYVDDCDIELALQRFQKKVDEVSSVRHLLTAEAEFAKKSV from the coding sequence GTGGAACAGCTGACTGACTTAAAGGCGATATTGCACTCAAAGCGTGCCAATTTATATTACTTAGAGAAATGTCGAGTGATGCAAAAGGATGGTCGGATTTTGTACTTGACAGAGGATAAACAAGGGAAGAATTATTGGAATATACCAATTGCGAATACAACAGTCATTCTTCTTGGTGTTGGAACATCGATTACACAAGCTGCGGTAAGAATGCTAGCTCAAGCGGGTGTATTGGTTGGCTTTTGTGGCGGAGGAGGAACCCCTTTATTGATGGCTAATGAGGTTGAATGGATGACGCCTCAAAACGAATACCGTCCTACAGAGTATCTGCAAGGTTGGCTGTCTTTTTGGTTTGATGACAGTAAAAGGTTAAGCGCTGCTAAGAAGCTTCAGCAATTACGTATTGAATTTTTAAATAAAAGTTGGGAGAAGGACAGTTCATTATCGAGTGCAGGGTTCTACGTAGATGACTGTGATATTGAATTAGCTTTGCAACGATTTCAAAAAAAAGTAGATGAGGTGAGTAGTGTTAGGCACTTGCTTACTGCTGAGGCTGAGTTTGCAAAAAAATCTGTATAA